The window AAGATAAccccttttttatatatatatatatatatatatatatatatatatatattgcctTGTGCattacaatatagagaaaccctaattctgaaagtacaaaactgccctCAAATATAAACGACTCCCAAAAATTAGGCTCTTAATTAGGCTCCGACCCCCTTAATTACCAGTGAGCggaaccaccagaattggggaGAAGTGAACAGTACTCTTGAATTagactgagatcaggcttcaccagtAAACAAAAAGAGGAAAGGGCTGAAACCCAAATGCCTCAAAAGGCCATAAGAAATACCATATACTAACTCAAATTATGCTTAAATTGATCAGCTCATTCAATTCAGCTTTGCCCGGTAGGCATTACGATGTACCAACACGAGAAGATGTAGAGGTCAGTTTTAAGTTGTCTGATTATTATAAACTGCTTAAAATAAATGCATGTGGCTTTACATATTCTAATTTTACTTAGAAAATACATACAGGAATATTATAAGAAATGGCAAGAAGAGACTGAcgcagaaaagaagaagaaggtgttcATGGAATTGATGACAACAAAAGTAAACACAAGCAAGCTAGATGATTCTACCATGGTCGTAGGATTGCTGACACCCCCGGCTGCCATGGCTGTGAAGAGGGTCGGCGAGACTGTCCCACAGATTCGAGTGATCAAGGCCATTCCTGATGTTATCTTTGTGCCATCTGCAACTTTGATAGCACTAATCTCAGTTAAGCTCTCCAAGAGGATGTCTATAAAGAAACACATAACCTGATCAGTACGTACTTAATTAATTATGTACAAGAAGAGCCAGCAAATTCTATTCTGAGGGCATTATCagttctctgtctctctgtgtATTAGAAAGGGGGGTGGCCCTTTTGGGGCTAAAAAACATTATCAATATATCAAAGCATGTATATATTCTATGCAAAAGAGAATAAGGCAATATTGCAAATACATGATCACATAACCATGGATTGGAATTGGACTATTATTTAACCCTCctccccacacccccccccccccccccaaaaaaaaggaattggACAGACTCTATCCCAACTTTGATTAGTGCTCATTCTTAAAACCTTTGGAATCAGTCATGAATGCATTTGAtctttatttttcataaaaattttcttcttttagtgagtaaaaatactataaaatcaatgaaacttgtTTCTTGTATCTAAATCTACGAGATTTTTGAatagggaaaaggctgggtatgctagtggtataccgtatgctagcagcctctctttctctctctttaaagggtaagggagtcattCAAAGGgcggaagagagagataaacacatagggtgctagcatactcATCACTCTCCTGAGTGAATAatacaaactcaaaaaagtCAAAGATTTGTGAAAATGTTTGTTTCTTCTCCCTGATTTCcgatttttttatattttaaataagGGCACACattctctgtccgggagcaCATCTGCCTGGCCCAAACACATGTGCGGGGTTTGCATtattggggggggaggggagctGGTCATTTCTCTcaccccccatgtgtctgggcataccCTGCGCCCCCAATGCAGAGAACTTTACCcctttaaataattttaaaattaaaaaaaaatcaaataactTACTTGTTTTACCTTTATTTATTGTTCGTCTCCCACAAGGCTTGAACCCACAGCCTTCATGCATTTTCTTGTGTAAAGGCAAAGTAATGGAATTgttttaatcccacattgcttatgtaagaagaaggagagtggtTTACGCACGCCGGTGATCTTTATTTTTGTGGTAGTGATATTACCTACATAAGAGACGCGTTCATCCAGGGAGACTGAGGTGTTTGTACTACAAGGTTTTGTCTTCTCACTGTAACCCTTTAGACAGAAATGTCTAGGGCACCTTCTCTTAATAAGGGAGATGTCAAGGATATTCAACACCCCAACCTAAGTAGCTTCTCTTTCTGTGAGTGTGTTTTTAAATATTGCCaattttttaagttttcaaagtttttctttgtttagctGAGCACAACTCTGAAGATTCCCGAAAAGGCTCAATAAGTGGATGCAATGATTATTGGAGGAGTCTTCGGGactattttatcttggaggctgATTTGCATTACCCGGTTTGCACTTGTTGGAGACGAATGCACAACTACAAGGAAATAACCAAGCAAACAATCACATACAACATGAGAAATTTGATATGATTCTGCACGAATGCCTACATCCACCTGAGAAAAGCAGAAATTTTTTCACCAAGTTAAAAAACTCTCTACACCACTCTCTATCTCACAAAATGATGCCCCCCTTACTTGTGTCTAGGTTTTCCACACAAAGACAAAATATATGAAACCCAAGAAACACTTCTTATCAGGTCtatcaaaaaacagaaaaaaaaaaaggagtacacaatgcacgaggctcccatcattgctaggtttggggaggatcataatataCGCAACCTTATCCCTATTTTTGCAGGGAGACTATTTCCAGATTTGAactcgtgaccacttggtcacaatggagcaacctttaccgttgctcCAAGGCCTATCAGGtttatcaatttcaatttaattcaaattgaaattgaagaaggtCGATCCTATGTCCTTTTCcaggttttaaaaccttggggGTGGACAAAATTTTAACTAATTCTAACAAATAACAAATCAAATTATGATAAAATAATAATTGTTTCattggaatattaaatattTTCAGGTGGATTAGGCACAGAAATT is drawn from Telopea speciosissima isolate NSW1024214 ecotype Mountain lineage chromosome 1, Tspe_v1, whole genome shotgun sequence and contains these coding sequences:
- the LOC122640782 gene encoding uncharacterized protein LOC122640782, with the translated sequence MGLGMSLLGKGMPSAKMLGFLTDTLYKQFTEKPIGTFEEFHLAILDIFNSFNSALPGRHYDVPTREDVEEYYKKWQEETDAEKKKKVFMELMTTKVNTSKLDDSTMVVGLLTPPAAMAVKRVGETVPQIRVIKAIPDVIFVPSATLIALISVKLSKRMSIKKHIT